The Lactuca sativa cultivar Salinas chromosome 2, Lsat_Salinas_v11, whole genome shotgun sequence genome includes a window with the following:
- the LOC111882087 gene encoding pentatricopeptide repeat-containing protein At4g21190 — translation MLRSKAITGLIKPTSRLSIFKIPISPFSQTTNTQDQTPILQRFQNVSKKDKITVLVSKLVAVENTKEAVYGTLDAWVAEEREFPIGRVKTALLTLEKKEKWHKVVQVIKWMLSKGHGTTIGTYGQLIRALDMDNRVEEAKRLWGRKLGRNVELVPWKVCEIMVSVYYRNEMWKEIVKLFEELEGRNRKCTDKVIVERVAESYGKLGLVEEKEGVLVKYKSLFSKSRGKYGRKSSKELLKIDLSQ, via the coding sequence ATGTTGAGGTCTAAAGCAATAACTGGTCTCATTAAACCAACCAGTCGACTCAGTATATTCAAAATACCAATCTCGCCCTTTAGTCAAACTACAAACACACAAGATCAAACACCAATTCTACAAAGATTCCAAAACGTGTCCAAAAAGGACAAAATTACTGTTCTCGTAAGCAAACTCGTTGCCGTTGAGAACACAAAAGAAGCGGTCTACGGTACCCTCGACGCGTGGGTTGCGGAGGAACGCGAGTTCCCAATCGGACGAGTCAAAACCGCATTGTTGACTCTCGAAAAAAAGGAAAAATGGCATAAAGTTGTACAAGTTATAAAATGGATGTTAAGTAAAGGACATGGGACAACAATTGGGACATATGGACAATTAATAAGGGCCTTAGATATGGATAATAGAGTAGAAGAGGCAAAGAGGTTATGGGGTAGGAAACTTGGTAGGAATGTGGAATTGGTGCCTTGGAAAGTATGTGAAATTATGGTATCGGTGTATTATCGAAATGAGATGTGGAAAGAGATTGTGAAGCTTTTTGAAGAGCTTGAAGGGCGTAATCGGAAATGTACGGATAAAGTTATTGTGGAAAGGGTGGCGGAGTCGTATGGGAAGTTAGGTTTAGTTGAAGAGAAGGAGGGGGTTTTGGTTAAATATAAGAGTTTGTTTAGCAAGAGTAGGGGCAAATATGGAAGGAAATCAAGTAAGGAGTTATTGAAAATTGACTTAAGTCAATGA